A genomic segment from Agelaius phoeniceus isolate bAgePho1 chromosome 2, bAgePho1.hap1, whole genome shotgun sequence encodes:
- the EFHC2 gene encoding EF-hand domain-containing family member C2 isoform X2 has protein sequence MRIGGENFHRSQICGYSNNVRRLFEDKPGIGGELLPGQTLKITSSVFPEAVGSSPPSWIAFDKQVLCFDAYFEEEVPEKHQELYRIRHCKIYFFLEDDTIQVTEPVVKDSGINQGTILRRGLVPLPPPHEDQFYTMYHFNINTEITLYGRKYKIIDCDLYTKNFLRKIGIRLNPPASRPDDPYTTERQKRYLESTNPFHPYERFDTLKQFLEFDGQVLGFSCVWNDPELQLSDPRELVLRYYLSDDTIDIREILPPNSGRDVVPFFLKRDKLPKNAPTAPYHPGTITNYTLLNVLGKPERNKGYYIRDVLQTGAVHQEFYKDSDLKIGAVINVWGRQILLCDCDEFTKEHYRKKYGIVDFTPIEYKTPPPPKPEKIIPPYNGFGSEEDSLSSCKGVVVQAPHKDYRQFLVKDRYGMDSFILRYAAKLITDIAVDKDRKFIISYFLSDDTISVFEYAERNSGIAGGKFLERSRIKKPGQELFKSEPSEYYQAQDLFVGARVCFHGHNFLLVDADEYTFNYMEKNANEFPMADICAVFNKLKSMTGSGAKEIRKTFAITDPEHTNVIGYDTFRNWIVSVAGGGFSEHEIMTLGRHYGIRDGSQTDLLLLLSMAQEKLKKNAFENFEQLVTVILYNDREKCGLLPNETCRTIFKSFKLPLPDDLLETLLARFEDNQKLVDYKKFVHALNWRENQVRAFVEEKEQPKREDIWNQLPRSPPVTGIRYPPLLDDLFGKEQ, from the exons ATTGGGGGAGAAAACTTCCACAGATCACAGATCTGTGGGTACAGCAATAATGTTCGGAGGCTGTTTGAAGATAAACCTGGAATAGGAGGTGAACTGTTACCTGGTCAGACCCTGAAAATTACCAGCAGTGTGTTTCCTGAAGCAGTAGGAAGTAGTCCTCCTTCTTGGATAGCATTTGACAAGCAG GTGTTGTGTTTTGATGCCTATTTTGAAGAAGAAGTGCCTGAAAAACATCAAGAGCTGTACAGAATTAGACactgtaaaatatatttcttcctTGAAGATGATACAATTCAAGTGACTGAGCCTGTAGTGAAAGACAGTGGCATAAATCAAG GAACTATTTTACGACGGGGCCTGGTTCCACTTCCACCTCCTCATGAGGATCAGTTCTACACCATGTATCATTTCAATATCAACACAGAAATAACCCTTTATGGCCGAAAATATAAGATTATAGATTGTGACCTGTACACAAAAAATTTCCTGAGGAAGATAGGAATCAGACTAAATCCTCCTGCAAGCCGTCCAGACGACCCATACACCACAGAGCGGCAAAAG AGGTATCTGGAGAGCACGAATCCTTTCCACCCTTATGAGCGTTTTGACACTTTGAAACAATTTCTGGAGTTTGATGGacaagttttggggttttcttgtgTGTGGAATGACCCAGAATTGCAGCTTTCTGACCCACGGGAACTTGTTCTCCGTTATTATTTGTCTGATGACACTATTGATATAAGAGAAATTTTACCACCAAACTCAGGACGGGATGTAGTTCCATTTTTCCTCAAAAGAGATAAGCTTCCAAAG AATGCTCCCACTGCTCCATACCATCCAGGCACCATCACCAATTACACTCTGCTCAATGTGTTGGGAAAGCCAGAAAGAAACAAAGGCTATTACATTCGGGATGTTCTGCAG ACAGGAGCAGTGCATCAGGAATTTTACAAAGACAGTGACTTGAAAATAGGGGCAGTAATTAATGTTTGGGGAAGGCAAATATTACTCTGTGATTGTGATGAATTCACTAAAGAACATTACAGGAAAAAGTATGGAATTG TGGATTTCACCCCAATTGAATATAagactccaccacctccaaaaccagaaaaaattaTTCCTCCTTATAATGGATTTGGTTCTGAAGAAGATTCTTTGAGCTCCTGTAAGGGTGTGGTTGTCCAGGCTCCCCATAAGGATTACAGGCAATTCCTGGTGAAAGACAG GTATGGCATGGACAGCTTCATTCTGCGCTACGCGGCCAAACTCATCACGGACATCGCCGTGGACAAGGACCGTAAATTCATTATTTCCTACTTCCTGAGTGATGACACCATTTCTGTTTTTGAATATGCAGAGAGAAACTCAG GGATAGCCGGTGGGAAGTTCCTGGAAAGAAGTCGCATTAAGAAGCCTGGACAGGAACTCTTTAAGAGTGAGCCATCTGAATACTACCAGGCTCAGGATCTGTTTGTTGGAGCCAGAGTTTGTTTCCATGGTCACAACTTTCTTTTGGTGGATGCTGATGAATACACGTTCAACTACATGGAGAAGAATGCAAATGAG TTCCCCATGGCTGATATTTGTGCTGTCTTCAACAAACTGAAGAGCATGACTGGATCTGGTGCCAAAGAAATCAGAAAGACATTTGCTATTACTGACCCTGAGCATACCAATGTGATTGGGTATGACACTTTCAG AAATTGGATAGTCAGTGTTGCTGGTGGAGGATTTTCAGAACATGAAATTATGACTCTTGGGCGTCACTATGGCATCAGAGATGGCAGTCAAACAGAcctgctcctcctcctttcAATGGCTCAagaaaaactaaagaaaaatgcCTTTGAAAATTTTGAGCAACTGGTTACAGTGATTTTGTACAATGACCGAGAAAA GTGTGGATTATTGCCCAATGAGACCTGCAGGACTATTTTCAAATCCTTCAAGTTGCCACTTCCTGATGATCTTCTAGAAACTTTACTGGCCAG